The Nyctibius grandis isolate bNycGra1 chromosome 7, bNycGra1.pri, whole genome shotgun sequence region TCCCCGGGGGCTCTGGGGACCAGCGGGGCTCCGTGCCGTGATGCCCTGCCAGGATGTGCCAGGGATGAAGGTGTTGGGCGGGAGGGACCCACCTTGGGCACAAGCTGTCCACCATGGAGGTCTCAGGCACGTGTTGTGTCTTCCACCCCCAGGTGCCCCGCTGGTGAAAGCCCTCCCTGTCAACCCCACGGACCCGGCTGTCACCGGCCCCGATATCTTCGCCAAGCTGGTGCCCATGGCTGCCCACGAGGCCTCTTCCCTCTACAGGTGCGTCCCGGGCGGGCACGGCTCTGGTCAGGGAGCTGGCGCTGCCCATCTCCAGCACCCAGCTCAGCTGGGAGCCCgtgccccagctcagcccctctgcagggagctggaggggaCCAAACCAGCCATGGTGGCTTCCCTGGTGACTGTCCCCAAGGTGTCCTTGTGTCTGGCTCCTCTCCAGGAGCTGTCAGCCTTGCTGCCCCACGGGGCCACGTGTGGCAGAGCCAGGACAGCCaaggctccagcagctccccacaGGGCTCAGGGTGCTTGTGGGTGGCAGTGGGTGGCAGTGGGTGACAGTTCCCTGCTCCTGTCATGGCACTGAAgggttattttcttctctcccacaGCGAGGAGAAGGCCAAGCTGCTGAGGGACGTGATGGCCAAGATTGAAGCCAAGAACGAAGTGCTGGAGTACGTGTGAGCTGGCCCTGAGGAGGGCCCTGGGCACCTCCTCCCCGCTGGAGACCCCCCCGTTATCCCCTCGCTGGGTGCCCTGGCCTGGCACAGGGGGGTCCCAGTTATCCCCTGCACCAGGGGGGTCCCCGTTACCCCCTCACTGGGtttcccagcccagcacaggggGGTCCCAGTTATCCCCTGCACCAGGGGGGTCCCTGTTACCCCCTCACTGGGTGTCCTGGCCTGGCACAGGGGGGGTCCCCGTTGTCCCCAGCACAGGGAGGTCCCCATTATCCCCTCACTGGGtttcccagcccagcacaggggGGTCCCCATTATCCCCAGCACAGGGAGGTCCCCATTATCCCCTCGCTGGGTGTCCTGGCCTGGCACAGGAGGGTCCCCATTATCCCCAGCACAGGGGGGTCCCTGTTATCTCCTCACTGGGTTTCCCACCCCAGTGCCAATGGGAACACAGACATCTCTGATCTGTCACCCTCATGCTGAACTGGGACCCTCAAGTCCCAGTTTGCCCACCTCTGGGGCAGATCTCATCCCCCAGTGGGTTCCAGTCCCCAAATCCCCCCTGGGGCTTTGCTGATGCCATCAGGGGCGATGCTGCAGTGCTGTCCCCTGGGTTGGGGGACCtgcagggaggggtggggtggCCCTGCACCCCCTCAGGGCCTCGTTCTGTCCCCTGTAGCCAGTTCATGGACTCCCTGCAGCTGGACCCCGAGACCGTGGACAACCTGGACATGTACAGCCACATCCCCCCCGTGCTCATGGAGAAGTGCGCCGCGCTCAGCGTGCGCCCCGACACCGTCAAGAACCTCGTCCAGTCCATGCAGGGTGAGGACACTGGGATCTACTGGGTGGGACTGGGGCTGGGTGGGCCGGCCCTGGGGGCAGGTGTGGTGGAAACGGCGCTGATCCTTTCCTGAGAGAAACTTCTTCACCCCAAAGAGTGTTTTCCTGTGGGGTGGTTGTGGGGGATGCTGGTTCCTCACAGGCTGGGCCAGCATCATCCTGCTGGTGGCCGCAGGCAGGCCCTGAGCCCATCACCCAGGCGTCTGGGCTGGGCTGTCCATGCCTTCCCTGCTTGCCCACAGCCAGATTGGTTCCTCAGGTTGCCGTGTCGGTGCCTGAGCGGGTTGGGGGGGGGGCCAGGAGAGCTTGTAGGAGGTGTGTGGGGAGCCCTTGGCCAGcgtccctctgtcccctccagTGCTCTCCGGGGTCTTCACCGACGTGGAGGCTTCGCTGAAGGAGATCCGCGACCTCCTGGAGGAGGACGAGGCGCAGGAGAGGAaggtgcaggagctgctggggaaggtcccaccaccccaaggGTCCCCGCCGTCCCCCGGCGTGGCCGAGGTGAGCAAGGAGTGCTCCAAGTACGTGGAGGTGCACGAGAAGGCCAGCTTCACCAACACCGAGCTCCACCGCGCCATGAACCTCCACCTGGGCAACCTCCGCCTGCTCAGCGGGCCGCTGGAGCAGGTCCGCGCCGCGCTGCCCGCGCCCGCCCTCACCGAAGGTGAGCGGGGAGGGCTTGGCCACgctccccaccccacaccccaccTCCTTGGTGGGGCCTGCTcagccctccctgtcccccagaCGACAAGCAGGTGCTGCAGAACCTGAAGAGGATCCTGAGCAAGGTGCAGGAGATGAGGGACCAGCGGCtgtccctggagcagcagctgcggGAGATGATCCAGAAGGATGATATCACCACCTCGCTGGTCACCACCGACCGCTCCGAGATGAAGGTGGGTGCCAGGCACACCGTTGGGGGATTTCTCTTCACGTGCCACGtgtcccaggctgcagcaggagctctgcCCCCTCCCAACCTCCCCCTGAGCCTCCTCAGACCCTTCCGTCTCTCAGCAGAAACTCTTTGAGGAGCAGCTCAAGAAGTACGACCAGATCAAGGTCTACCTGGAGCAGAACTTGGCGGCTCAGGAGAACGTCCTCAAGGCCCTGACGGACGCCAACGTCAAGTACGCCGCCGTGCGCAAGGCCCTGGCCGAGGTGGAGCACAAGTGAGTGGTGTGTGGGGCAGGACAGGGGGGTGACAATGCcctgggggggtctgggtggCCTGGTGGGGTCTGGGTGCCTGGGGCCAGCCCTACAAATCACAGTGTGGGTCACTGGTGGCCTCCAAGGGACAGGCTACCAGCAGTCCTGCACCCGGTGTCCACAgcaggtgggtgctggtgggttCCTCAGGGGCAGGGACACCAGGTGTTacatccctgtccccccccaagGTGGAACACCACTGTGCAGACCTTGGTGGCCTCCTATGAAGCCTACGAGGACCTGATGAAGAAATCCCAGGAGGGGAAGGACTTCTACACCGACCTGGAGGGGAAGGCGGCCAAGCTGCTGGAGAAGGCGCGCGCCGCCTGCCACGCCGCCGAGgccagcaggcagcagctcctggagagGTCAGTGGGGCAGAGACCCCCCACCatggggctggcggggggctgggggctgagcccccGCCTCGTGACACCCCTGGGTGGTGGGAAGCACCTTTGGGTGGCCTGGGCTGGGTTTTGGTGCTGGTGTGGTGGCTCCTGGTGTCGGTGTGGTGGCTCCCAGTGCTGGAGGGGGGGTAGGTGGGCAGCACCCACCTTGCTGACCCCCCCCCTCGCTGCCTCCCCGCAGGGAGCTGAAGAAGCAGCCCCCCCCTCGGCCCACcgcccccaaaccccccctgcAGAAGAAGCCCCCGGAGCTGGACGCGGAGGGTGACGTGCCGCTGGGCTGCCTGGAGCTGCCCGAGGAGCTGCGGGGCCTGGCCCCCGACGTGCTGGCCGGGCACCTGGCCCGCCTGCCCCCCCCCGACGCCGCGCTgcggccccccggccccccgcccctcctgcccgccgcccccctgcagcccctcgcCCGCTTCCCTGCGCTCCCCCCCGCCCACTACCACCTGCCCCCGGCGCCCGCCGCGCCACCGGGCCccttggggggggtcccggtgcagctcctgcagcccagcGCCCCGCAggcggccgggcccccccccagctcagcgccccccgctgccccccagctCTTCCCGCCCGCCCCGCTGATGCCAGCCCCTGGTTACGGGGGGCCCCACGTGCTCCCCCCGCGCTCGTCCCCGCAGCACGGCCCCCTGCCCGGCTCCTCACCTGCTCCCACTGCCCCCTACGGCCTGCACCAGCCTGGGGGACCCGCACCcacccccctcgccccccccgccctggggccagcacccatgggtgcccccgAGCCGGCCCCCGGCGCCCGCCCGGCCACCACCACGGTGGACAGCATCCAGGGCCCCATCCCCAGCTGCGCTGCCCCGCGCCTCCCCGCCGGGCCCCCGGGCCCCTTCCTGGCCCCGCAGCGCCCGGGGGGGCCCCCTGCCCCCTTCCCCTACGCCCAGGGGGGGCCGCAGCCCTTCGGGCAACCCCCCTTcccccccgggcagcccccgcaCGCCTTCGCCCCCGGCGTGGAGGCGCCCGCTCGGGCCCAGGGCCCCCAGCACTTCCCCCCGGGCCCTTTTCTGCCCCCCGGGagagcccagctccccccacccttcccgctgcccccccagctgcccccccagctgcccccccagccccagtttGCCCAGCAGCCCTTtgccagccccgggcagcccccaCAGCTCTACCAGCTCCCGGGGCAGGACAAGCTGCCCCCCCAGGGGCTCGCCCCCCCCACGGGggccctgcccttccccaggccccccgctgccccccccccgcagcccctgcaccccgcgctgggggggctgcagcccgtgccccccagaccccctgctctgcccttctgccccagccctgccccccccagcacccagatgggcccccccccacccgccaCCCAGCCCACCCCCCACCACAtccccccctctcccagccccaacCTGGGCCAGCTCCAGGGCCCCGTGGTAGTCCAAGGCCCCCTcgtcccctccccggccccctccccgcagcccgcCTTGCCCATGCCACCCCCAGCGCTGGGGGGGCCACCGAGACCCCCCGCCCCGGAGGCCCCTTTCCAGCGCCAAAGCTCCACCACCGACGACCTCCTGTCCTCCAGCCCCGAGAGCCAGCCCGGGGGCTCGCCGGCAGCCGGCGGGCAacccctgctgcagcccaccAAGGCGGACGCCAAGGAGGGGCGGAGGCCCAAGGGGGTGCAGCTCATCGAGCGCGACCCCTACGAGCAGCCCGAGCGGGTGGCGCGGCTGCGGGCGGAGCTGGAGCGGTTCCgcgggctggcggcggggccggggctggacGGGGTGtggaaggagctgcaggaggcccAGGAGCGCGACGCCCGCCAGCTCTCCATCGCCATCGCCCGCTGCTACTCCATGAAGAACCGGCACCAGGACGTGATGCCCTACGACAGGAACCGCGTGGTGCTGCGCTCGGGCAAGGACGACTACATCAACGCCAGCCGCGTGGAGGACCTCTCGCCCTACTGCCCGCCCCTCATCGCCACCCAGGCCCCGCTGCTCGGCACCGCCGCCGACTTCTGGCTCATGGTCTACGAGCAGAAGGTCTCCGTCGTCGTCATGTTGGTGTCGgagcaggagatggagaaggtAGAGCCCGGCCACGGGCGTGTGGacccttctcagcaagggtcattagccattggcaggggctgcccagggaggtggtggagtcaccatctctggaggggtttaagaaaagcctggacatggttCAGTTCCATGGTGGCCACCCACACTCCCATGGCCCCACCTCACCCCCCACCAAGTCCTCCATGGTTCCCCACAGCCTGATGGTCCCCCATGACCTCAACCCACCTCCCACAGGCCCTCAACCCCCCTCCATGCTCTCACATGACCCCCATGGTTCTTCAAGGCGTCATGGTCAACCACAGAACCCCAAGAGCCCCCATCATTCCATGGGCCCAAGTGTCCCTCCATGGTCCCCCACGCCCTTCCAAGGTCCTTCATGGCCTCAAGGCCCACCATGGTCTCCCACGGTTCTCCATGGCCCATCACAACCCCACGGCCACTCATCATGACCATGGTCCCTGATGGCCGCTCACACTCCCATGGCCCCAGCTGACGTggtgccccacagccccatggCCACCCAATGACACCCACAGCCCACTGTGGCCCCCCCAAAGTCCTCCATGGTGCCCCATGGCCACCTGATGACACCCACAGCCCACTGTGACCCCCAAAGTCCTCCATGGTGCCCCATGGCCACCTGATGACACCCACAGCCCACCGTGACCCCCCAAAGTCCTCCACGGTGCCCCATGGCCACCTGATGACACCCACAGCCGACTGTGGCCCCCCAAAGTCCTCCATGGTGCCCCATGGCCACCTGATGACACCCACAGGCCACTGTGACCCCCCAAAGTCCTCCATGGTGCCCTACAGCCACCTGATGACAGGAGGGTCCCCCGGGGAGGTGGTTACCctgggtggggtgggggctgcctgcacccactGCTGACCCCCACCCCGTTCCCTCCCCGCAGCAGAAGGTGCTGAGGTACTTCCCCCAGGAGCGGGGCCGTCCCCTGGTGCAGGGCCCCATCACCCTGGTCCTCACCAGCCTCAAGGTCACCCCCACCCACGTGGAGAGGATGATGACGCTGCAGTACCGCGACCAGAGCCTCCGGCGCACCGTGGTCCACCTCCAGTTCACCTCCTGGCCGGAGCTGTATGGcatgggggggacacggggggggacactggggtcctgctgcacctgggggggacacggggggggacactggggtcctgctgcacctgggggggacacggggggggacactggggtcctgctgcagctggtgggggacaggggggggacactggggttctgctgcagctggggggggacacggggggggacactggggtcctgctgcagctgggaggggacacgggggggacactggggtcctgctgcagctggggggggacaggggggggacactggggttctgctgcagctggggggggacacggggggggacactggggtcctgctgcagctggggggggacacggggggggacactggggtcctgctgcagct contains the following coding sequences:
- the PTPN23 gene encoding tyrosine-protein phosphatase non-receptor type 23 yields the protein MEAVPRMPMIWLDLKEAGEFAFNAAVKKFVLKNYGENPENYNEELRKLELLRQSAVNVPRDFEGCSTLRKYFGQLHYLQSRIPMGAEQEAAVPIAWTEIFSGKTVTHEDIKYEQACILYNLGALHSMLGAMDKRVSEEGMKVSCTHFQCAAGAFTYLRDHFPHSYSVDMSHQILNLNINLMLGQAQECLLEKSMLDNRKSFLVARISAQVVDYYKEACRALENSETASLLGKIQKDWKKLVQMKIYYFAAVAHLHMGKQAEEQQKFGERVIYFQSALDKLNEAIKLAKGQPETVQEALRFTMDVIGGKYNSAKKDNDFIYHEAVPALDTLQSVKGAPLVKALPVNPTDPAVTGPDIFAKLVPMAAHEASSLYSEEKAKLLRDVMAKIEAKNEVLDQFMDSLQLDPETVDNLDMYSHIPPVLMEKCAALSVRPDTVKNLVQSMQVLSGVFTDVEASLKEIRDLLEEDEAQERKVQELLGKVPPPQGSPPSPGVAEVSKECSKYVEVHEKASFTNTELHRAMNLHLGNLRLLSGPLEQVRAALPAPALTEDDKQVLQNLKRILSKVQEMRDQRLSLEQQLREMIQKDDITTSLVTTDRSEMKKLFEEQLKKYDQIKVYLEQNLAAQENVLKALTDANVKYAAVRKALAEVEHKWNTTVQTLVASYEAYEDLMKKSQEGKDFYTDLEGKAAKLLEKARAACHAAEASRQQLLERELKKQPPPRPTAPKPPLQKKPPELDAEGDVPLGCLELPEELRGLAPDVLAGHLARLPPPDAALRPPGPPPLLPAAPLQPLARFPALPPAHYHLPPAPAAPPGPLGGVPVQLLQPSAPQAAGPPPSSAPPAAPQLFPPAPLMPAPGYGGPHVLPPRSSPQHGPLPGSSPAPTAPYGLHQPGGPAPTPLAPPALGPAPMGAPEPAPGARPATTTVDSIQGPIPSCAAPRLPAGPPGPFLAPQRPGGPPAPFPYAQGGPQPFGQPPFPPGQPPHAFAPGVEAPARAQGPQHFPPGPFLPPGRAQLPPPFPLPPQLPPQLPPQPQFAQQPFASPGQPPQLYQLPGQDKLPPQGLAPPTGALPFPRPPAAPPPQPLHPALGGLQPVPPRPPALPFCPSPAPPSTQMGPPPPATQPTPHHIPPSPSPNLGQLQGPVVVQGPLVPSPAPSPQPALPMPPPALGGPPRPPAPEAPFQRQSSTTDDLLSSSPESQPGGSPAAGGQPLLQPTKADAKEGRRPKGVQLIERDPYEQPERVARLRAELERFRGLAAGPGLDGVWKELQEAQERDARQLSIAIARCYSMKNRHQDVMPYDRNRVVLRSGKDDYINASRVEDLSPYCPPLIATQAPLLGTAADFWLMVYEQKVSVVVMLVSEQEMEKQKVLRYFPQERGRPLVQGPITLVLTSLKVTPTHVERMMTLQYRDQSLRRTVVHLQFTSWPELGLPDSKGTLLRFIQEVHGHYLHQRPLHTPLVVHCSSGVGRTGAFCLLYAAVQELEAGNGIPELAQLVRRMRQQRKHMLQEKLHLKFCYEAVLLHAEQVLLRHGVGAPAAPRATNSASPKLYLPQDPQDLVLGGDVPISSIQATIAKLSVKPGGPSGEAGGGWGPDPTPPPDPADPEALPDGAVDGVAAPEPPLPEPPGAPQSSSAQGPGSPEVPGGGPVPPAAPPCSSLELLASLTPEAFTLDAALGGKQRMNKQHFLQAQAGEGLRGPRPTDDPLSMLDPLWTLNKA